The segment ATCGGGCAGTTAGTAGATCATTTGTTGCAGCCACTTCGGGAACGAGTAGGCGAAGCCATTGCCATCACTAGCGGTTTTCGGAATCAGGAAGTAAACCGCCTGGTGGGCGGCGTTCCCACAAGCCAGCATACAAAAGGCGAGGCTGCCGATTGTTACTGTGCATCGGGCCCGGAACAATTGTTGCAAGTCTTGCTTGAGAGCGATCTGCCATTCGATCAGGCCATTGTCTATCGGCGGAAACGATTTCTGCATCTTTCGTATCGAAAAGACCGGTGTCGGAAGATGGTGTTGTATAAATAGGGGATTGTTCAAAAATTTAAGCTTATGACAAAGATTGAAACAAAAGCTCAATATGATTGGGCAGTGAAAAGGGTTGAGGAATTACTTCCATTAGTTACGGATGAAACCCCTCTTGATGACCCTAATAGCATAGAGTTGGAATTACTTTCTAACCTCGTTGCTGACTATTCAGAAGAACATTTCGCTTTGTGAGAACCATCACTTGTTGATGTTCTCAAACTCCGTATGCATGAAATGGGGCTGAATCAAAAGGCTTTGTCAGAAACTGAATATTGACGCTAATATAGTGCAGAGTGTTTGATATGAGAACAGTTGAAGTAATATGAAAAATTACACAATAAAGTTACCAAAATATGGTAACTTTTCTGTATCTTTGCTCCATCAATGATCTGGATTGCTATGAAAATATACTTCGATGGGAAAAAAGGCGAAGGTGTAAAAGACCTTATTGAAAAAGGAAAAAGCGGAGAATATAAGAAGC is part of the Parabacteroides sp. AD58 genome and harbors:
- a CDS encoding D-Ala-D-Ala carboxypeptidase family metallohydrolase; the encoded protein is MKLSKNFTLDEFTHSQMAIERGILNEPDAEQREAIGQLVDHLLQPLRERVGEAIAITSGFRNQEVNRLVGGVPTSQHTKGEAADCYCASGPEQLLQVLLESDLPFDQAIVYRRKRFLHLSYRKDRCRKMVLYK
- a CDS encoding stage V sporulation protein M encodes the protein MKNYTIKLPKYGNFSVSLLHQ